From the Martelella mediterranea DSM 17316 genome, one window contains:
- a CDS encoding class I SAM-dependent methyltransferase, translating to MTPPKQDKTRRKPGKGDRRNAPSSKPARSQAPRRREEQREPAERKKSQPEPQWVAMKPGERPAERIPHILESASADGFHLIDSGHGLKLEQYGDYRIVRPEAQALWPPLLEEKVWANADAVFTGDTDEEGMGRWQFPKAALGETWPLRIMDIDFLGRFTAFRHVGVFPEQLAHWQWMRDVLEARRGGDRPKVLNLFGYTGVASLVAAAAGAEVTHVDASKKAIGWARENQALSGLNDRPIRWICDDAMKFIEREERRGNHYDIILTDPPKFGRGPNGEVWQLFEHLPRMLDLCRAILKPDALGLVLTAYSIRASFYSVHELMMETMRGFGGVVESGELVIREGGLSGTEPGRALSTSLYARWLPQ from the coding sequence ATGACGCCTCCGAAACAGGACAAGACACGCCGCAAGCCCGGCAAGGGTGATCGCCGCAACGCGCCTTCGTCCAAGCCCGCGCGCAGTCAGGCCCCGCGCCGCCGCGAAGAACAGCGCGAGCCCGCCGAGCGCAAGAAAAGCCAGCCGGAACCGCAATGGGTTGCGATGAAGCCCGGCGAGCGGCCGGCAGAGCGGATTCCCCACATTCTCGAATCGGCATCGGCCGACGGCTTTCACCTGATCGACAGCGGCCATGGGCTGAAGCTCGAGCAATATGGCGATTATCGCATCGTGCGCCCCGAAGCGCAGGCGCTGTGGCCGCCGCTGCTTGAAGAAAAAGTGTGGGCCAATGCGGATGCGGTGTTTACCGGCGATACCGATGAAGAGGGCATGGGCCGCTGGCAGTTTCCGAAGGCGGCGCTGGGCGAGACCTGGCCGCTTCGGATCATGGATATCGATTTTCTCGGCCGCTTCACCGCCTTTCGCCATGTCGGCGTGTTCCCCGAACAGCTCGCCCACTGGCAGTGGATGCGCGACGTGCTGGAGGCAAGGCGCGGCGGCGACAGGCCGAAGGTACTGAACCTCTTCGGCTATACCGGCGTTGCCTCGCTGGTTGCGGCTGCGGCGGGCGCCGAGGTGACCCATGTGGACGCCTCGAAGAAGGCGATCGGCTGGGCGCGCGAGAACCAGGCCCTGTCCGGCCTTAACGACAGGCCGATCCGCTGGATCTGCGACGACGCGATGAAGTTCATCGAGCGCGAGGAGCGGCGCGGCAACCACTACGACATCATCCTCACCGACCCGCCGAAATTCGGGCGGGGGCCCAATGGCGAGGTCTGGCAGTTGTTCGAACATCTGCCACGCATGCTCGATCTCTGCCGCGCGATCCTGAAGCCCGATGCACTCGGCCTGGTGCTGACCGCCTATTCGATCCGCGCCAGCTTCTACTCCGTCCATGAACTGATGATGGAAACCATGCGCGGCTTTGGCGGCGTGGTCGAATCGGGCGAACTCGTCATCCGCGAGGGCGGGCTTTCCGGGACCGAGCCGGGCAGGGCGCTCTCCACATCCCTTTATGCGCGGTGGTTGCCACAATGA
- a CDS encoding GNAT family N-acyltransferase: protein MEVLDLLQPSVPADASIAVAGNNVLGRIGSLETRIAETAAEIDAAQSIRYRVFVEEMQARLPEAAMRAKRDFDRWDDICDHLLVVDHKIEGEPEDQIVGTYRLLRHEVAMEHGGFYSDSEFQTADLVARHPEVRFMELGRSCVLPDYRSKRTVELLWQGNWAYALKHDIGVMFGCASFHGTDPADHAMALSFLHHNARATGDWAVAARPELAVDMNLMPAEEASGRRALTGLPPLIKGYLRLGAMVGEGAVIDHAFNTTDVLIVLPISSISDRYLNYYGADAGRFAS, encoded by the coding sequence ATGGAAGTCCTTGATCTTCTGCAACCATCGGTCCCAGCAGACGCTTCGATCGCGGTGGCCGGTAACAACGTGCTCGGCCGCATCGGCAGTCTGGAGACCCGGATTGCGGAAACCGCGGCGGAGATCGACGCCGCTCAATCCATCCGTTACCGCGTTTTCGTGGAGGAAATGCAGGCGCGTTTGCCGGAAGCGGCGATGCGCGCCAAGCGCGATTTCGACCGCTGGGACGATATCTGCGACCATCTTCTGGTCGTCGACCACAAGATCGAGGGCGAGCCCGAAGACCAGATCGTCGGCACCTACCGCCTGCTGCGCCACGAAGTGGCGATGGAGCACGGCGGGTTTTATTCCGATTCCGAGTTCCAGACCGCCGATCTCGTCGCCCGCCATCCCGAAGTGCGGTTCATGGAACTTGGCCGGTCCTGCGTGCTGCCGGATTACCGCAGCAAGCGCACCGTGGAACTGCTCTGGCAGGGCAACTGGGCCTATGCGCTGAAACACGATATCGGCGTGATGTTCGGTTGCGCCTCCTTCCATGGCACCGATCCCGCGGACCACGCCATGGCGCTTTCGTTCCTGCACCACAATGCCCGCGCCACCGGCGACTGGGCGGTTGCCGCCCGTCCCGAACTGGCGGTCGACATGAACCTGATGCCGGCTGAGGAAGCCTCGGGTCGGCGCGCGCTCACCGGCCTGCCGCCGCTGATCAAGGGCTATCTGCGCCTCGGCGCGATGGTCGGCGAAGGCGCGGTCATCGATCACGCCTTCAACACCACCGACGTGCTGATCGTGCTGCCCATCAGCTCGATCTCGGATCGCTACCTGAATTATTACGGCGCCGACGCCGGACGGTTCGCGAGCTGA
- the mutS gene encoding DNA mismatch repair protein MutS: MADDNRIPTEELISEESRASATPMMEQYIEIKAANPDLLLFYRMGDFYELFFDDAVEAARALSITLTKRGQHLGRDIPMCGVPVHAADDYLQKLIGLGFRVAVCEQTEDPAEAKKRGSKSVVRRDVTRLVTAGTITEDKLLAPGESNYLMALSRVKGGEGENNYGLAWIDISTGVFRVSASSEGRLAADIMRVEPRELVVADTVFADEKLRPVFDLLGRAVSPQPAVLFDGATAQDRLGRFFGVATLDGFGRFSRPELSAAAAAVAYVEKTQINERPPIGIPEQDGASGAMFIDPATRSNLELVRTMAGGRDGSLLKAIDRTVTGGGARLLGERLMSPLTDVETIHARLDSVGFFLSDVARSDAVRDHLKQLPDMPRALSRLALDRGGPRDLGAIQRGLTVARAIADVLSGADQPGELSAALASLQALPHDLEQQLAATLDEELPLLKRDGGFVREGADNALDEARGLRDKSRRIIAGLQAQYAEETGVKALKIKHNNVLGYFIEVTAGNARALTEGDAAKAKFIHRQTMANAMRFTTAELADLESRIANAAGEALVIELTAFETLRRNVVAAAESLKQGAHALAIIDVSAALAVLAEAEAYCRPQVDGTTAFEIEGGRHPVVEQALRKQSAGPFVANDCTLSPVTGENGCLWLLTGPNMGGKSTFLRQNALIAILAQIGAYVPAVKAHIGIVDRLFSRVGASDDLARGRSTFMVEMVETAAILNQAGPRSLVILDEIGRGTATFDGLSIAWAAVEHLHDVNCCRGLFATHFHELTALSEKLSRLVNATMRVKEWKGDVVFLHEVGPGAADRSYGIQVARLAGLPAAVVKRAKNVLTRLEDADRKNPAASLIDDLPLFQSAMRAPEPAPKASEVEAMLADIRPDDMTPREALETLYALKRKMHDAVSIDE; encoded by the coding sequence GTGGCAGACGATAATCGTATCCCGACCGAAGAACTGATCTCCGAGGAAAGCCGGGCATCGGCAACGCCGATGATGGAGCAGTATATCGAGATCAAGGCCGCAAACCCCGATCTCCTGCTGTTCTACCGGATGGGCGATTTCTACGAGCTGTTCTTCGATGACGCCGTCGAGGCGGCCCGCGCGCTGTCGATCACGCTCACCAAGCGTGGCCAGCATCTCGGCCGCGACATTCCGATGTGCGGTGTGCCGGTCCATGCCGCCGACGACTACCTGCAGAAGCTCATCGGCCTTGGCTTCCGGGTCGCCGTCTGCGAGCAGACCGAGGATCCTGCCGAGGCCAAGAAGCGCGGTTCGAAGTCCGTCGTCCGGCGCGATGTCACAAGGCTGGTGACGGCGGGCACGATCACCGAGGACAAGCTGCTCGCGCCCGGTGAAAGCAATTACCTGATGGCGCTGTCGCGGGTGAAGGGCGGCGAGGGGGAGAACAATTACGGCCTCGCCTGGATCGATATCTCCACCGGCGTCTTCCGCGTCAGCGCGTCCTCCGAAGGGAGGCTCGCCGCCGATATCATGCGCGTTGAACCGCGCGAGCTGGTCGTCGCCGATACCGTGTTCGCCGATGAGAAACTGCGGCCGGTCTTCGATCTTCTGGGCCGCGCGGTCTCGCCGCAGCCGGCCGTGCTGTTTGACGGCGCGACAGCGCAGGACCGGCTCGGCCGGTTCTTCGGCGTCGCCACGCTCGATGGCTTCGGGCGGTTTTCGCGGCCGGAGCTTTCCGCCGCCGCCGCGGCCGTCGCCTATGTCGAAAAGACCCAGATCAACGAACGCCCGCCGATCGGCATTCCCGAGCAGGATGGGGCGTCCGGCGCGATGTTCATCGACCCCGCCACCCGTTCCAATCTCGAACTGGTGCGCACCATGGCCGGCGGGCGCGACGGTTCGCTCCTAAAGGCGATCGACCGCACGGTGACCGGCGGCGGCGCGCGCCTTCTCGGCGAACGGCTGATGTCGCCGCTGACGGATGTCGAGACCATCCATGCACGGCTCGATTCGGTGGGCTTCTTCCTGTCCGATGTCGCGCGCTCGGATGCCGTGCGCGACCATCTGAAGCAGCTTCCCGACATGCCGCGCGCGCTGTCGCGTCTGGCGCTTGATCGCGGCGGCCCGCGTGATCTCGGCGCGATCCAACGCGGCCTCACGGTTGCCCGCGCGATCGCCGATGTGCTGTCCGGCGCTGATCAGCCGGGTGAACTTTCCGCCGCGCTGGCATCGCTTCAGGCCCTGCCGCACGACCTTGAGCAGCAGCTTGCCGCAACCCTTGACGAGGAGCTGCCGCTCCTGAAGCGGGACGGTGGCTTCGTGCGCGAAGGCGCCGACAATGCGCTCGACGAGGCGCGGGGGCTGCGCGACAAATCCCGCCGGATCATCGCCGGGCTGCAGGCGCAATATGCCGAGGAGACTGGCGTCAAGGCGCTGAAGATCAAGCACAACAACGTGCTCGGCTATTTCATCGAGGTCACCGCCGGCAATGCCCGCGCGCTGACCGAGGGCGATGCGGCCAAGGCGAAGTTCATCCATCGCCAGACCATGGCGAACGCGATGCGGTTCACCACCGCTGAGCTTGCCGATCTCGAAAGCCGGATCGCCAATGCGGCGGGCGAGGCGCTGGTGATCGAGCTCACGGCTTTCGAAACGCTCCGCCGCAACGTCGTGGCCGCCGCCGAAAGCCTGAAGCAGGGCGCGCATGCGCTCGCGATCATCGATGTCTCGGCCGCCCTCGCCGTGCTCGCCGAGGCGGAGGCCTATTGCCGGCCGCAGGTCGATGGCACCACGGCCTTCGAAATCGAGGGCGGACGTCATCCCGTCGTCGAGCAGGCGTTGCGCAAGCAATCGGCGGGCCCGTTTGTCGCGAATGATTGCACGCTGTCGCCGGTGACGGGCGAAAACGGCTGCCTCTGGCTGCTGACCGGTCCCAATATGGGCGGTAAATCGACCTTCCTGCGCCAGAATGCGCTGATCGCGATCCTTGCCCAGATCGGCGCCTATGTGCCCGCGGTAAAGGCCCATATCGGCATCGTCGACCGGCTGTTTTCGCGTGTCGGCGCCTCCGACGATCTGGCGCGCGGGCGCTCGACCTTCATGGTCGAGATGGTCGAGACGGCGGCGATCCTCAATCAGGCTGGTCCCCGTTCGCTGGTGATCCTCGACGAGATCGGCCGGGGCACCGCTACCTTTGACGGGCTGTCGATCGCCTGGGCGGCGGTCGAGCATCTCCACGACGTCAATTGCTGCCGCGGCCTGTTCGCCACCCATTTCCATGAGCTGACCGCGCTTTCGGAAAAGCTTTCGCGCCTTGTGAACGCGACGATGCGGGTCAAGGAATGGAAGGGCGACGTGGTGTTTCTGCACGAGGTCGGGCCCGGTGCTGCGGATCGCTCCTACGGTATTCAGGTCGCCCGTCTCGCCGGCCTGCCGGCTGCCGTGGTCAAGCGCGCGAAGAACGTGCTCACGCGGTTGGAGGATGCCGACCGCAAGAACCCGGCCGCGAGCCTGATCGATGATCTGCCGCTGTTCCAGTCCGCCATGCGCGCGCCCGAGCCCGCGCCAAAAGCCTCCGAGGTCGAGGCCATGCTCGCCGATATCCGGCCCGACGACATGACCCCCCGCGAGGCGCTGGAAACGCTCTACGCGCTGAAGCGGAAAATGCATGATGCCGTTTCCATTGATGAGTGA
- the lspA gene encoding signal peptidase II: MTSPLSRPGPAVLFIVIAVLIDAAIKFAVEVYLPLHRTYDVLPFLGLFKTYNPGIAFSLLSDTNGWALVAMRLAIVAVVIYLWRRTAPGQVFALIGFALVVSGALGNILDHFIYGHVVDYIRFHVGDWTFPIFNLADSYITIGAVMIFIQEFLLNGSGKDKA, from the coding sequence ATGACCTCGCCGCTTTCCCGTCCTGGCCCCGCAGTCCTGTTCATCGTGATCGCCGTTCTCATCGACGCTGCGATCAAGTTCGCGGTCGAGGTCTATCTGCCGCTGCACCGGACCTATGACGTGCTGCCCTTCCTCGGCCTGTTCAAGACCTACAATCCGGGGATCGCCTTTTCGCTGCTGTCGGACACCAATGGCTGGGCGCTGGTCGCGATGCGGCTGGCGATCGTGGCCGTCGTGATCTATCTCTGGCGCCGCACCGCGCCGGGGCAGGTGTTCGCGCTGATCGGCTTCGCGCTGGTGGTTTCGGGCGCGCTCGGAAACATTCTCGATCATTTCATCTATGGCCACGTCGTCGACTATATCCGCTTCCATGTCGGCGACTGGACGTTTCCGATCTTCAATCTCGCCGACAGCTACATCACCATCGGCGCCGTCATGATCTTCATCCAGGAGTTCCTGTTGAACGGATCGGGCAAGGACAAGGCCTGA
- a CDS encoding LptA/OstA family protein yields the protein MALGISRFRTGMIPAAVAFAALCAAGLPADTAFAQATETTGFQLAGDQPIDIDADEFEVDDATKLITFSGNVVAVQGVNTVRAAKMTVRYEGGSTGIASGQGDIDRIDLTGGVRLDTDTQSATGDTGRFDMPSQQFVLEGKEVVLKENGNVFVGCKLTVNMATSQAKLDACGKRVQIRLNPQSRPGN from the coding sequence ATGGCGTTGGGTATTTCTAGATTCAGAACCGGCATGATCCCGGCGGCCGTGGCTTTCGCCGCGCTCTGCGCAGCGGGGCTCCCTGCCGATACGGCGTTCGCACAAGCCACCGAAACCACCGGTTTCCAGCTCGCCGGCGACCAGCCCATCGATATCGATGCCGATGAATTCGAGGTCGATGACGCGACCAAACTGATTACCTTTTCCGGCAATGTCGTTGCCGTGCAGGGCGTCAACACGGTGCGCGCCGCGAAGATGACGGTGCGTTACGAAGGCGGCTCCACCGGGATTGCCTCGGGTCAGGGCGATATCGACCGGATCGATCTCACCGGCGGGGTTCGCCTCGATACCGACACCCAGTCAGCGACCGGCGACACCGGCCGTTTCGACATGCCGAGCCAGCAATTCGTGCTGGAAGGCAAGGAAGTCGTGCTCAAGGAAAACGGCAACGTCTTTGTCGGCTGCAAGCTGACGGTCAACATGGCGACCAGCCAGGCCAAGCTCGACGCCTGCGGCAAGCGCGTCCAGATTCGCCTCAATCCGCAATCGCGGCCCGGCAACTGA
- a CDS encoding TrmH family RNA methyltransferase: MSFEKERAPRVGTVKEVTSLSNPIIKDIRALSQKKHREESGTFLAEGLKLIIDALELGWTIRTLIYAKAAKGKPPVEKAAAKTVASGGLVLEVSEKVLGAITRRDNPQMVAGVFESHYRPLAEIAPQKNETYIALDRVRDPGNLGTIIRTADAAGASGIILVGETTDPFSLETVRATMGSVFALPVSRAEPKAFLDWAKKSGAEIVATHLAGSVDYRTIDYTKKPIVLLMGNEQQGLPPELAEGAGRLARIPQQGRADSLNLAVATAVMLYEARRHLLSLEEPGR; encoded by the coding sequence ATGAGCTTCGAGAAGGAACGCGCCCCGCGCGTCGGCACGGTCAAGGAGGTCACCAGCCTCTCCAATCCGATCATCAAGGATATCAGGGCGCTCAGCCAGAAGAAGCACCGCGAGGAAAGCGGCACGTTTCTGGCCGAGGGCCTGAAGCTGATCATCGACGCGCTTGAGCTCGGCTGGACGATCCGCACGTTGATCTACGCCAAGGCCGCCAAGGGCAAGCCGCCGGTGGAAAAGGCCGCCGCCAAGACGGTTGCCTCCGGCGGTCTGGTGCTCGAGGTCTCCGAGAAGGTGCTCGGTGCGATCACGCGGCGCGACAATCCGCAGATGGTCGCCGGCGTTTTTGAGAGCCATTACCGCCCGCTTGCCGAGATCGCGCCGCAGAAGAACGAGACCTATATCGCGCTCGACCGGGTGCGCGATCCGGGCAATCTCGGCACGATCATCCGTACCGCGGATGCCGCCGGCGCGTCGGGCATCATTCTTGTCGGCGAGACCACCGATCCGTTCTCGCTGGAAACGGTGCGGGCGACGATGGGCTCTGTCTTCGCGCTGCCGGTCTCGCGCGCCGAGCCGAAGGCGTTTCTGGACTGGGCGAAGAAAAGCGGCGCGGAAATCGTCGCCACCCATCTGGCCGGCTCCGTCGATTACCGCACCATCGATTACACCAAGAAGCCGATCGTGCTGCTGATGGGCAATGAGCAGCAGGGCCTGCCGCCCGAACTTGCCGAGGGCGCGGGCCGGCTCGCGCGCATACCGCAGCAGGGCAGGGCCGATTCGCTCAATCTGGCGGTCGCCACCGCGGTGATGCTCTATGAAGCCCGCCGCCACCTTCTGTCTCTTGAGGAGCCCGGCCGATGA
- the hpf gene encoding ribosome hibernation-promoting factor, HPF/YfiA family, whose translation MSVRVSGKQMEVGEAFRQKIEDQIEEAVTKYFDGGYSSQVTVEKAGGGFEADCKVHLDSGAVLHAAGKAHDPQAAFEAAFERIAKRLRRYKRKLKDHHNGQAVSAEFAYSVMDTPPENDDEIPEDYAPAIVAEAKAEVRTMAVATAVMALDMTDKPLMLFRNPDNKTLNIVYRRPDGNIGWIDTAGIQG comes from the coding sequence ATGAGTGTTCGCGTCTCGGGCAAGCAAATGGAAGTCGGCGAGGCTTTCCGCCAAAAAATCGAGGATCAGATCGAGGAAGCGGTCACCAAATATTTCGACGGGGGCTATTCCAGCCAGGTGACCGTGGAAAAGGCCGGCGGCGGCTTCGAGGCCGATTGCAAGGTCCATCTCGACAGCGGCGCCGTGCTGCACGCGGCCGGCAAGGCGCATGATCCCCAGGCCGCCTTCGAGGCAGCCTTCGAGCGGATCGCCAAGCGCCTGCGCCGCTACAAGCGCAAGCTCAAGGATCACCACAACGGCCAGGCCGTTTCCGCCGAGTTCGCCTATTCGGTGATGGACACGCCGCCCGAAAACGACGACGAAATTCCGGAAGATTACGCGCCGGCAATCGTCGCCGAGGCCAAGGCCGAGGTGCGCACCATGGCCGTCGCCACCGCCGTCATGGCGCTCGACATGACCGACAAGCCGCTGATGTTGTTCCGCAACCCGGACAACAAGACGCTGAACATCGTTTATCGCCGCCCGGATGGCAATATCGGCTGGATCGACACAGCCGGCATTCAGGGCTGA
- the rpoN gene encoding RNA polymerase factor sigma-54, translated as MALGAKLFLKQSQSLVMTPQLMQSIQLLQMPHAELTAFIAQEVEKNPLLEMGGEEGHAEEKPEPAELATHESGEPASDWYREDRQTSESLKESLDSNYDSAFTEDAPAPRPDAPELMSQWKSMPGGGGDDHVDLDEFVASRPCLRGHLTDQIALTFRDARAQAIARHLIDYLDDAGYFRGEPYEIAGNIGIDVDDVTHVLERLKSLDPPGVFARSLADCMREQLRQRGRLDPAMEALVDNLDLAARRDFQKLRRICGVDDDDLLDMMTELRRLNPKPASAFSSDPTESVLPDVIVTARPGGDWQIELNSDTLPRVLVNRPYLAEVKASRGMSEADQTFLNTCLQNANWLTRSLDQRARTIMKVAGEIVRLQDGFLRHGVDHLRPLNLRTVADAIKMHESTVSRVTSNKYILTPRGLFELRYFFTVSIAGADDEAASHSAEAVRHRIKRLIDDETPAAVLSDDDIAAVLKEDGITLARRTVAKYREAMNIPSSVQRRREKRALARVAAG; from the coding sequence ATGGCACTTGGCGCCAAACTGTTTCTGAAACAAAGCCAGTCGCTGGTCATGACCCCGCAATTGATGCAGTCGATCCAGCTTCTGCAGATGCCCCATGCGGAGTTGACCGCCTTTATCGCGCAGGAAGTGGAGAAGAACCCGCTTCTGGAGATGGGGGGCGAGGAAGGCCATGCGGAGGAAAAACCCGAGCCCGCCGAGCTTGCGACCCATGAAAGTGGGGAGCCTGCAAGCGACTGGTATCGCGAGGACCGCCAGACCTCCGAGAGCCTGAAGGAAAGCCTCGACAGCAATTACGACAGCGCTTTCACCGAGGATGCCCCGGCACCGCGTCCCGACGCGCCCGAGCTGATGAGCCAGTGGAAATCGATGCCCGGCGGCGGTGGCGACGATCACGTGGATCTCGACGAGTTCGTCGCTAGCCGTCCCTGCCTGCGCGGCCACCTGACCGACCAGATCGCCCTGACCTTTCGCGATGCGCGCGCCCAGGCGATCGCCCGTCATCTGATCGACTATCTCGACGACGCCGGATATTTTCGGGGAGAGCCGTACGAGATCGCCGGCAATATCGGCATCGACGTCGACGATGTGACGCATGTGCTCGAAAGGCTCAAATCGCTCGATCCGCCCGGCGTCTTCGCCCGGTCGCTGGCCGACTGCATGCGCGAGCAGCTCAGGCAGCGCGGCCGGCTGGATCCGGCCATGGAAGCGCTGGTCGACAATCTCGATCTGGCGGCGCGGCGGGATTTCCAGAAGCTGCGGCGCATCTGCGGCGTCGATGACGACGATCTGCTCGACATGATGACGGAGCTGCGCAGGCTGAACCCAAAGCCTGCCAGCGCCTTTTCCAGCGACCCGACAGAATCGGTGCTGCCCGACGTGATCGTCACCGCGCGGCCCGGCGGCGACTGGCAGATCGAGCTCAACAGCGACACCCTGCCGCGGGTGCTCGTCAACCGCCCCTACCTGGCCGAGGTCAAGGCATCGCGTGGCATGTCGGAAGCGGACCAGACCTTTCTCAACACCTGCCTGCAGAACGCCAACTGGCTGACCCGCAGCCTCGACCAGCGGGCCCGCACCATCATGAAGGTCGCCGGCGAGATCGTGCGCCTGCAGGACGGCTTTCTGCGGCATGGCGTCGATCATCTGCGGCCGCTCAATCTCAGAACGGTGGCCGATGCGATCAAGATGCATGAATCGACCGTCAGCCGCGTCACCTCCAACAAGTACATTCTCACGCCGCGCGGGCTGTTCGAACTGCGCTATTTCTTCACCGTTTCGATCGCCGGAGCCGATGACGAGGCCGCAAGCCATTCCGCCGAAGCCGTACGCCACCGAATAAAGCGGCTGATCGACGACGAGACGCCGGCCGCGGTGCTTTCCGACGACGATATCGCCGCGGTGCTGAAGGAGGACGGGATCACGCTCGCCCGGCGGACGGTTGCAAAATACCGCGAGGCGATGAACATCCCCTCCTCCGTCCAGCGTCGGCGGGAGAAGCGGGCCCTTGCGCGGGTTGCAGCCGGTTAA
- a CDS encoding integration host factor subunit beta → MIKSELVQIVAARNPHLYHRDVENIVNAILDEIADALAAGNRVELRGFGAFSVKNRPSRSGRNPRTGDAVFVEEKWVPFFKTGKELRERLNPDQKNDN, encoded by the coding sequence GTGATCAAGTCGGAGCTGGTTCAGATTGTGGCGGCGCGCAATCCGCACCTTTATCACCGCGATGTCGAGAACATCGTGAACGCCATACTCGATGAAATCGCCGATGCGCTGGCCGCGGGCAACCGGGTCGAACTGCGCGGTTTCGGCGCTTTTTCGGTCAAGAACCGGCCCTCGCGCTCGGGCCGGAACCCGCGCACCGGCGATGCCGTTTTCGTTGAAGAGAAGTGGGTGCCGTTCTTCAAGACCGGCAAGGAGTTGCGCGAGCGCCTCAATCCGGACCAGAAAAACGACAACTGA
- a CDS encoding LapA family protein, which produces MTKKLINILILVPIGVVLIVLCVANRQSVTMALNPFNAEDQVLSVSAPFFVYIFIAFILGLVFGSLATWFSQHKHRKTAKAKKREAAQWRAEADRQKTQPAELPQTRPLDRLPSA; this is translated from the coding sequence ATGACCAAGAAACTGATCAACATTCTCATTCTGGTGCCGATCGGGGTCGTGCTCATCGTGCTCTGCGTGGCCAACCGCCAGTCGGTGACCATGGCGCTCAATCCGTTCAACGCCGAAGATCAGGTGCTTTCCGTCTCCGCGCCATTCTTCGTCTATATCTTCATCGCCTTCATCCTGGGCCTTGTTTTCGGTTCGCTGGCCACGTGGTTTTCCCAGCATAAGCACCGCAAGACCGCGAAGGCCAAGAAGCGCGAGGCCGCGCAATGGCGCGCCGAGGCCGATCGCCAGAAGACCCAGCCCGCCGAATTGCCGCAGACGCGTCCGCTCGACCGGCTGCCCTCGGCCTGA
- the lptB gene encoding LPS export ABC transporter ATP-binding protein, protein MHVNKAKSAAPRPAAPTAETAQPKTNNGRPPVNYEGTLIAEGLTKSYRNRRVVNGVSLVVRQGEAVGLLGPNGAGKTTCFYMITGLVPVDEGRIALHGRNVTGLPMYRRARLGVGYLPQEASIFRGLTVENNIRAVLELTPLNKREREDKLEQLMEEFGIARLRKSPAVALSGGERRRLEIARALATDPAFMLLDEPFAGVDPISVSDIQGLIRHLTQRGIGVLITDHNVRETLGMIDRAYIIHAGEVLTHGKASEIVANSDVRRLYLGDNFSL, encoded by the coding sequence GTGCATGTGAACAAGGCAAAATCCGCAGCGCCGCGGCCGGCTGCCCCGACGGCAGAGACCGCGCAGCCGAAGACCAACAATGGCCGCCCTCCCGTCAACTACGAAGGCACGCTGATCGCCGAAGGCCTGACCAAGTCCTACCGCAATCGCCGCGTGGTGAATGGCGTGTCGCTGGTCGTGCGCCAGGGCGAGGCCGTCGGACTGCTCGGCCCGAACGGGGCGGGCAAGACCACCTGCTTCTATATGATCACCGGCCTCGTTCCCGTGGATGAAGGCCGCATCGCGCTGCACGGGCGCAATGTTACCGGCCTGCCGATGTATCGCCGCGCCAGGCTCGGCGTCGGCTACCTGCCGCAGGAAGCCTCGATCTTCCGCGGCCTGACGGTGGAAAACAACATCCGCGCCGTTCTGGAACTCACGCCGCTGAACAAGCGCGAACGCGAGGACAAGCTGGAACAGCTCATGGAAGAGTTCGGCATCGCGCGGCTGAGGAAGTCGCCGGCGGTCGCGCTTTCCGGCGGCGAACGGCGACGGCTCGAAATCGCCCGGGCGCTGGCCACCGACCCGGCCTTCATGCTGCTGGACGAACCTTTTGCCGGCGTCGACCCGATTTCGGTCTCCGATATCCAGGGGCTTATCCGTCACCTGACGCAGCGCGGCATCGGCGTGCTGATCACCGACCACAATGTGCGCGAGACGCTCGGCATGATCGACCGCGCCTATATCATTCACGCCGGCGAGGTGCTGACCCACGGCAAGGCCTCGGAAATCGTTGCCAACAGCGATGTCCGCAGACTTTATCTCGGCGACAATTTCAGCCTCTGA